The Opitutaceae bacterium genome has a window encoding:
- a CDS encoding ACT domain-containing protein translates to MNFDLRRQLTVALENEPGRLAAISRILAEAGHSIHGLCVIDNIEQGVVRMLVSDPGSCADLLNHHGFCVVESEVLAISVPNLKGVFARVTRVLAENRINVDYAYLTAGEGSDTSLMVMKVSDLVAAESVLVALNESGDGSPVI, encoded by the coding sequence ATGAACTTCGACTTGAGGAGGCAGTTGACAGTGGCCCTCGAGAACGAGCCGGGGCGCCTCGCCGCGATCAGCCGGATCCTGGCCGAGGCCGGCCATTCCATCCACGGCCTCTGTGTGATCGACAACATCGAGCAGGGGGTTGTCCGCATGCTCGTCAGCGATCCCGGAAGCTGTGCCGACCTCCTCAACCACCACGGATTCTGCGTGGTTGAATCCGAGGTTCTCGCCATCTCCGTCCCCAATCTCAAGGGCGTCTTTGCCCGGGTGACCCGGGTCCTGGCCGAAAACCGGATCAATGTCGACTACGCCTATCTGACCGCGGGCGAAGGGAGCGACACCAGCCTCATGGTGATGAAAGTCTCCGATCTGGTGGCGGCCGAAAGTGTTCTTGTCGCGCTCAACGAATCCGGCGACGGATCGCCGGTGATCTGA
- a CDS encoding DUF1800 domain-containing protein, which produces MVLTQDTKKDPAGQTCGRTESCNGQCRCRRHTAEPAPDRPAPADRRDFLEMALKASLLSLPVVGLLNQRAAAAELPPIPKGLVPMRSPAHRQAFSETREATPTAFAHPMAAAEPGGSGNSGNPPSLAVIALNRMGFGPRDGDVAAFNALGSTDEQRLAAYVDQQLNPASIDDSALETRLEEAGYTTLKKPHPQLWADHFGKDYNIRQLPFWETERAAFTRAIFSKRQLSEVLADFWHNHFNIYADNSQIAPGWVSYDRDVIRGHMLGNFRQMLEAVGTHPAMLYYLDNFKSTNAGPNENYARELFELHGLGVAHYYGVGRQADVPKDGSGRPLGYCDDDVYEATRAFTGWTIDFDTGTLLYRADRHDRFQKTVLGQMMPADQAPLRDGELVYDLIARHPGTARHIARKLCKRLIADNPPEDVVAEAAAVFSANIDAPDQLKRVTRAILLSQAFRNTWGQKSKRPFETICSTLRACGLSHTIRMDDRFSNDLTYYARITGHPIFRWQTPDGFPDNREDWLSSSSLIMSWRALNRFSESRHDDNTLVLDVLGATPTGARSANQLADYWINRILGRPMSAAGRDEIVTFMGAGTNPDLALKLDPDSGTHERLRAMIALITMAPEFLRR; this is translated from the coding sequence ATGGTATTGACACAAGACACGAAGAAAGACCCGGCCGGCCAGACCTGCGGCCGAACCGAATCCTGCAACGGCCAGTGCCGCTGTCGCCGCCACACGGCGGAGCCGGCCCCCGACAGACCGGCGCCGGCCGACCGGAGGGATTTCCTCGAAATGGCTTTGAAGGCGAGTCTCCTGAGCCTGCCCGTGGTCGGGCTGCTCAACCAACGGGCCGCGGCGGCTGAACTCCCCCCCATTCCCAAAGGACTGGTGCCCATGCGCTCCCCGGCCCACCGGCAGGCTTTCAGTGAAACCCGGGAGGCCACGCCGACCGCGTTCGCCCACCCGATGGCCGCAGCCGAACCCGGCGGCTCCGGGAACAGCGGGAATCCGCCGTCCCTGGCGGTCATCGCACTGAACCGGATGGGCTTTGGCCCCCGGGACGGGGATGTCGCCGCTTTCAACGCGCTCGGTTCGACCGATGAACAACGCCTCGCCGCTTACGTCGATCAGCAGCTCAACCCCGCCTCGATCGACGACAGCGCCCTGGAAACCCGTCTCGAGGAGGCCGGATACACCACCCTGAAAAAGCCCCACCCCCAACTCTGGGCGGATCACTTCGGGAAGGACTACAACATCCGGCAGCTTCCCTTCTGGGAAACCGAACGGGCCGCTTTTACACGCGCCATCTTCTCGAAACGACAGCTTTCCGAGGTTCTCGCGGATTTCTGGCACAACCACTTCAATATCTACGCCGACAATTCCCAGATTGCCCCCGGTTGGGTCAGCTACGACCGTGACGTCATCCGCGGTCATATGCTCGGCAATTTCCGCCAGATGCTCGAGGCGGTCGGCACCCATCCGGCCATGCTCTATTACCTCGACAACTTCAAGAGCACCAATGCCGGACCAAACGAGAACTACGCCCGGGAACTCTTCGAACTGCACGGTCTCGGCGTGGCCCACTATTACGGTGTCGGCCGGCAGGCGGACGTCCCCAAGGATGGCAGCGGCCGCCCGCTCGGCTACTGCGATGACGACGTTTACGAAGCCACCCGGGCCTTCACGGGATGGACCATTGATTTCGACACCGGAACCCTTCTCTACCGCGCGGACCGGCATGACCGCTTCCAGAAGACGGTTCTCGGACAGATGATGCCGGCCGATCAGGCGCCGCTCCGCGACGGCGAATTGGTCTACGACCTCATCGCCCGCCATCCCGGCACCGCCCGCCACATCGCCCGCAAACTGTGCAAGCGCCTGATCGCCGACAACCCGCCCGAAGACGTTGTCGCCGAAGCCGCGGCCGTTTTTTCCGCCAACATCGACGCACCCGATCAACTCAAACGCGTCACCCGGGCGATCCTGCTTTCCCAGGCCTTCCGCAATACCTGGGGCCAGAAGTCCAAAAGGCCGTTTGAAACGATCTGCTCCACCCTGCGGGCCTGCGGCCTGAGCCATACCATCCGGATGGATGATCGCTTCAGCAACGATCTCACCTACTACGCCCGGATCACCGGGCACCCGATCTTCCGATGGCAGACCCCCGACGGCTTTCCGGACAACCGCGAGGACTGGCTGAGTTCCTCGTCTCTCATCATGTCCTGGCGCGCCCTCAACCGCTTTTCGGAGTCGAGGCATGACGACAACACACTCGTCCTTGACGTTCTCGGCGCAACCCCGACCGGCGCCCGCAGTGCCAACCAACTGGCCGACTACTGGATCAACCGGATTCTCGGCCGACCGATGTCGGCCGCGGGACGCGA
- a CDS encoding type II toxin-antitoxin system death-on-curing family toxin translates to MKEPEWLFPEAVAAAHEQSLAQFGGQPGIRDPGMLDSALNKPIHLFVYGKRDLFELAAAYGFGIIANHPFIDGNKRTGFLAAVVFLERNGYRFHANEAAAAVETLALAAGETSETAYAAWLKANASRINPGKRKPGR, encoded by the coding sequence GTGAAAGAGCCCGAATGGCTTTTCCCGGAGGCAGTCGCTGCCGCTCATGAACAGTCTCTGGCCCAATTCGGCGGCCAACCAGGGATTCGAGACCCGGGTATGCTCGACTCGGCCCTCAATAAACCGATCCACCTCTTCGTTTACGGCAAGAGGGATCTCTTCGAACTCGCCGCTGCCTATGGCTTCGGCATCATCGCGAATCATCCGTTTATCGACGGCAACAAACGGACTGGTTTTCTCGCCGCAGTGGTCTTCCTCGAACGCAATGGATACCGTTTCCACGCAAATGAAGCAGCCGCTGCTGTTGAGACGCTCGCCCTGGCCGCAGGAGAAACCTCCGAGACGGCTTATGCGGCCTGGTTGAAGGCGAACGCGAGCCGGATCAATCCAGGAAAACGGAAACCCGGACGATGA
- a CDS encoding DNA gyrase/topoisomerase IV subunit A has translation MKRKRTKKGEESLELPFGDGQAPPEASDQPIPTDFPGEEEEVSDLSGEDDGPVADRGGTGTGGALLAGQYRNWFLQYASYVILDRAVPHLDDGLKPVQRRILQTLFEMDDGRFHKVANIVGQAMALHPHGDASICAALVAMGQRGLLIDPQGNFGNSLTGDGAAASRYIEARLTAFAKDVLFNPKTTVWQASYDGRKKEPVTLPAKFPLLLVDGAEGIAVGLSTRVLPHNFNELIDASIACLRGEPFQLLPDFPSGGLADFAAYNDGLRGSRVRVRARIEQPSKYVLAITELPFGTTTTSLIDSIISASAKGKIKIRHIDDNTSEKVEILVHLPPGTDTSNAIDQLYVFTDCEVSLAPNACVIDNDKPFFTTVSEIVRRSTARTVGLLKQELEIRLGELEDRWHAESLERIFIEERIYRRIEKSKTWESVLEEIRIGLEPFLDRLRRPVTEEDIVRLTEIRIKRISAYNRFQAEEHIKGIEKEIKDVKRNLRQLTDYAIAWFAGLKEKYGKNCERRTKIETIEAVAAAEIALATEKLYVNRAEGFIGTGLRKDEFVCDCSTLDDVVCFMADGTFRVSRVGDKVFMGKEIIHVALFKKDETPVYSMAYLDGGSGKTLVKRFSISGVTRDKVYDLTRGQAGSKIHFFEVGEEASPPVVKVRLSGRCRARIKEFEFDFATIGVKGRGAAGNTLTRWPVLRIS, from the coding sequence ATGAAGCGGAAGCGGACGAAGAAAGGGGAGGAATCGCTCGAGTTGCCCTTCGGAGACGGCCAGGCTCCGCCGGAAGCGTCGGATCAGCCCATCCCGACCGATTTTCCGGGTGAGGAGGAGGAGGTGTCTGACCTCTCGGGGGAGGACGATGGCCCGGTCGCGGACCGGGGAGGGACCGGGACCGGGGGCGCCCTCTTGGCCGGGCAGTACCGCAACTGGTTTCTCCAGTATGCCAGCTACGTCATCCTCGACCGGGCGGTCCCGCACCTGGATGACGGCCTGAAGCCGGTCCAGCGGCGCATCCTGCAGACCCTCTTCGAGATGGACGACGGCCGCTTTCACAAGGTGGCCAATATCGTGGGACAGGCCATGGCGCTCCACCCTCACGGAGATGCATCAATCTGCGCGGCCCTCGTCGCGATGGGTCAGCGGGGTCTGCTCATCGATCCCCAGGGCAATTTCGGCAATTCGCTGACCGGGGACGGAGCGGCCGCCTCCCGCTACATTGAGGCCCGGCTGACGGCCTTTGCCAAGGACGTGCTCTTCAATCCCAAGACCACGGTCTGGCAGGCTTCCTACGACGGACGCAAGAAGGAGCCGGTCACCCTGCCCGCCAAGTTCCCCCTCCTTCTCGTCGACGGTGCCGAAGGGATCGCGGTCGGCCTCTCGACCCGCGTTCTTCCACACAATTTCAACGAATTGATCGATGCCTCGATCGCCTGCCTGCGGGGCGAGCCCTTCCAGCTTCTTCCCGACTTCCCGAGCGGAGGCCTCGCCGATTTCGCAGCCTACAATGACGGACTGCGCGGATCCCGGGTGCGGGTGCGGGCGCGGATTGAACAGCCTTCCAAGTATGTCCTCGCCATTACCGAGCTTCCCTTCGGCACGACGACCACCTCGCTGATCGATTCGATCATCAGTGCCTCGGCCAAGGGCAAGATCAAGATCCGCCACATCGACGACAACACCTCGGAGAAGGTCGAGATTCTTGTCCATCTTCCGCCGGGGACCGACACTTCGAACGCGATTGACCAGCTCTATGTCTTCACCGACTGCGAGGTCAGCCTGGCTCCGAACGCCTGCGTGATCGACAACGACAAGCCGTTCTTCACCACGGTGAGCGAGATCGTCCGTCGCAGCACAGCCCGCACCGTGGGCCTGCTCAAACAGGAACTGGAGATCCGTCTCGGGGAGCTCGAGGATCGCTGGCATGCGGAATCCCTGGAACGGATCTTCATCGAGGAGCGGATCTACCGGCGTATCGAGAAATCAAAGACATGGGAAAGTGTCCTGGAGGAGATCCGGATCGGCCTCGAACCTTTCCTCGACCGCCTGCGCCGGCCGGTGACGGAGGAGGACATCGTGCGCCTGACCGAAATCCGGATCAAACGGATCTCGGCCTACAACCGTTTCCAGGCGGAGGAGCACATCAAGGGGATCGAGAAGGAGATCAAGGATGTGAAGCGCAATCTCCGGCAGTTGACCGACTACGCCATCGCCTGGTTTGCCGGTCTGAAGGAGAAGTACGGAAAGAACTGTGAGCGCCGGACGAAAATCGAGACAATCGAGGCGGTGGCGGCGGCGGAGATCGCCCTCGCGACGGAGAAGCTCTACGTCAACCGGGCAGAGGGCTTTATCGGGACCGGTCTGCGCAAGGATGAATTCGTCTGTGACTGTTCCACGCTCGACGATGTCGTCTGCTTCATGGCGGACGGCACCTTCCGGGTATCACGGGTCGGCGACAAGGTTTTCATGGGAAAGGAGATCATCCATGTCGCCCTCTTCAAGAAGGACGAGACTCCGGTCTATTCGATGGCTTATCTGGACGGGGGCTCGGGCAAGACCCTCGTGAAGCGATTCAGTATCTCCGGGGTCACCAGGGACAAGGTCTACGACCTGACACGTGGCCAGGCGGGCTCAAAGATCCATTTCTTCGAAGTCGGCGAGGAGGCCAGCCCTCCGGTGGTCAAGGTGCGGCTCTCGGGCCGGTGCCGGGCGCGGATCAAAGAGTTCGAGTTCGATTTCGCGACCATCGGGGTGAAGGGACGGGGTGCGGCCGGTAATACCCTGACCCGGTGGCCGGTGCTTCGGATCAGCTGA
- a CDS encoding transposase, whose protein sequence is MARKPRIQFAGALYHVINRGNFRQDLFSGLGTAQAFEKTLFETCERCGWELGAYCIMRNHFHLALATPKGNLVEGMQWLQSTFGNRFNSYFKEQGHVFQGRYKAILVEPGEHWLRVINYIHLNPVRAGLVTVANLESHSWSSFPKFLRKKTRPPFLQCGDWLPGITSQADTPADWRRYRKLLDELNGLSPVQKGRAFDGLSQGTILGTDSFRRAVWEDFKKMDLAKDWGGKELRELNEIEWDLLLTDQMKALGKTADDVRDDKKSAEWKAALAWSMKRRTSVGNRWLGEKLNMGPPAMVSRLTGSFGRSDQKTARDHKKRLAAKSKG, encoded by the coding sequence GTGGCGCGCAAACCAAGGATTCAATTTGCCGGAGCGCTCTATCATGTGATCAACAGGGGCAACTTCCGACAGGATCTTTTCAGTGGTCTCGGGACGGCGCAGGCATTCGAGAAGACTCTCTTCGAGACTTGTGAGCGCTGTGGATGGGAGTTGGGCGCCTACTGCATCATGCGCAACCACTTCCATCTGGCTTTGGCGACCCCGAAAGGAAATCTGGTCGAGGGGATGCAGTGGCTGCAGAGCACCTTCGGCAACCGGTTCAACAGCTACTTCAAAGAACAAGGACACGTCTTTCAGGGCCGCTACAAGGCAATCCTGGTCGAACCGGGCGAGCATTGGCTGCGGGTGATCAATTACATTCACCTGAATCCCGTAAGGGCAGGACTGGTCACCGTCGCCAACCTGGAAAGTCATAGCTGGAGCAGCTTCCCGAAGTTCCTCCGAAAGAAGACTCGTCCGCCGTTCCTGCAGTGTGGCGATTGGTTGCCGGGAATCACCAGTCAGGCGGACACCCCTGCAGATTGGCGTCGTTATCGAAAACTGTTGGACGAACTCAATGGTCTCAGTCCTGTCCAAAAGGGAAGAGCCTTCGATGGACTGTCCCAAGGAACAATTCTGGGAACGGATTCATTTCGAAGAGCCGTCTGGGAGGACTTCAAGAAGATGGATCTCGCAAAAGACTGGGGGGGTAAAGAACTGCGTGAGCTCAATGAAATCGAATGGGACCTCCTGCTGACCGATCAGATGAAAGCATTGGGCAAGACCGCAGATGACGTCCGCGACGACAAGAAATCGGCAGAATGGAAGGCCGCCTTGGCGTGGTCGATGAAGAGACGCACCAGCGTCGGCAACCGGTGGTTGGGAGAAAAACTCAACATGGGCCCACCGGCCATGGTTTCTCGCCTTACGGGATCATTTGGTCGATCCGATCAGAAAACAGCAAGGGATCACAAGAAGCGGCTTGCGGCAAAAAGTAAGGGCTGA
- a CDS encoding DUF4190 domain-containing protein, whose amino-acid sequence MKNCFFRKHPLTPFAAFLLFVALSGQSEEIRYEPPEGLFGITLGEIFDSGGWEQTVVGHWSRGMPPGRDPRFSRYSVEADEDGRVVSVVGYTPDLPKMDACSIAESLGLEQKTTYGEPLIEPGIKDRCGGDLRLWKWDTGVILQASAGGRDDRWFAFLEIRDGNHGPSRRSLMERVTRSREMTFRSLAHGVRSPVVLLSVPILWCGFWFGIRQIRRGVERGVLSITEWREILKTAATGSLFAVGLIVWFFISLSAYGAFDVVFSLLILTAVGALLISAWGLWNLPRDGIFAPPDPGTPNGMPLAVASLILGLFSLLGGTILIFPPILAIQLGRLSKLRFQDSTEPAGKSMANLGIALGMCCLVAFFIPVVFALLGSLVETLDLV is encoded by the coding sequence ATGAAAAACTGCTTCTTCAGGAAACATCCATTAACTCCATTCGCTGCATTTCTGCTCTTTGTCGCTCTGTCGGGGCAATCGGAAGAAATCAGATATGAGCCACCGGAAGGGCTCTTTGGAATCACCCTTGGAGAGATCTTCGACTCTGGTGGTTGGGAGCAGACCGTTGTGGGACACTGGAGCCGGGGAATGCCCCCCGGTCGCGATCCAAGGTTCTCGAGATACAGCGTCGAGGCCGACGAAGACGGTCGCGTTGTTTCCGTGGTTGGATACACGCCGGATTTGCCCAAGATGGATGCATGCTCCATCGCTGAATCCCTTGGTCTCGAGCAGAAAACCACCTATGGGGAACCTCTGATCGAGCCCGGGATTAAGGACCGATGTGGAGGGGATCTCAGGCTCTGGAAATGGGACACCGGGGTCATTCTACAGGCCAGCGCTGGGGGGCGCGATGACCGCTGGTTCGCGTTCTTGGAGATCAGGGATGGGAACCATGGGCCTTCTCGACGTTCCCTGATGGAGCGTGTCACCCGGTCGCGAGAAATGACTTTTCGGTCACTCGCTCATGGCGTGAGATCGCCTGTTGTTCTGCTCTCGGTCCCGATTCTCTGGTGCGGGTTCTGGTTTGGAATCCGGCAGATCCGTCGCGGAGTCGAGAGAGGGGTGCTCTCGATCACTGAGTGGAGGGAAATTCTGAAGACAGCCGCAACGGGTTCGCTGTTCGCCGTCGGACTGATCGTTTGGTTTTTCATCTCCCTTTCAGCCTATGGTGCGTTTGATGTGGTTTTCAGCCTGTTGATCCTGACCGCCGTCGGCGCGTTGTTGATTTCCGCCTGGGGGCTCTGGAATCTTCCCCGGGATGGGATATTTGCTCCCCCGGATCCCGGAACGCCAAACGGAATGCCACTGGCGGTTGCGTCCTTAATCCTAGGTCTCTTTAGCCTTCTGGGTGGAACGATTCTGATTTTCCCGCCGATACTCGCAATCCAACTCGGCAGATTGTCGAAACTTCGCTTTCAAGATTCGACCGAACCAGCCGGCAAGAGTATGGCGAATCTCGGAATTGCCTTGGGAATGTGCTGTTTAGTTGCCTTTTTCATTCCGGTGGTTTTCGCCCTTCTGGGGTCATTGGTTGAAACTCTCGATTTAGTGTAA
- a CDS encoding DNA topoisomerase IV subunit B, which produces MANAYNEKSIRTLESHEHIRLRPGMYVGKLGDGTSPDDGIYVLLKEVVDNSIDEYAMGFGKRIEISLTDKTVTIRDFGRGIPQGKLVDAVSRMNTGAKYDSETFQKSVGLNGVGTKAVNALSARFQAESFRDGKVKQAEFSEGRLVREHRLAPTKERDGTCISFVPDEALFGPFSYKREYIEEMLWNYAFLNTGLTLVFNGKTFRSERGLLDYLEHNQTGDLLYPAIHLKGDDIEIAFSHGSHYGEDIASFVNGQNTTQGGTHLAAFREGIVKTVREFFKKDYDAADVRASIVAAVSIRVQEPVFESQTKVKLGSAEMGPGGPSVRNFVVSFLKSELDNYLHRNPATAEALQKKIQTSERERKELAGIRDIARDRAKKANLHNKKLRDCRVHLNTRDKKAEESSIFIVEGDSAAGSLTACRDVATQAVFALKGKPLNTYGLSKRVCYENEEFNLLQAALNIEDGLETLRYNKVIIATDADVDGMHIRLLLISFFVQFFPDLIRNGHLSILQTPLFRVRNRKKTLYCYNETERDRALEALGKTAEVTRFKGLGEISSGEFKDFIGENIRLDPVTLAQVHDVDRLLAFYMGKNSAERQEFIIENLMVEKDLINA; this is translated from the coding sequence ATGGCGAACGCCTACAACGAGAAAAGCATCCGAACCCTCGAATCGCACGAGCACATCCGCCTGCGTCCCGGCATGTATGTCGGCAAGCTGGGCGACGGGACCAGCCCGGATGACGGCATCTATGTCCTTCTGAAGGAAGTGGTCGACAACTCGATCGACGAGTACGCCATGGGTTTTGGAAAACGTATCGAAATTTCACTTACAGACAAGACCGTGACCATCCGTGATTTCGGACGGGGAATTCCCCAAGGCAAGCTGGTCGACGCGGTCTCCCGGATGAACACCGGGGCGAAGTACGATTCCGAGACCTTTCAGAAATCGGTCGGGCTGAACGGGGTCGGGACCAAGGCGGTCAATGCGCTCTCCGCCCGTTTCCAGGCCGAATCCTTCCGGGACGGCAAGGTCAAGCAGGCCGAATTCTCGGAAGGGCGCCTGGTGCGGGAACACCGGCTGGCCCCGACCAAGGAGCGGGACGGCACCTGCATTTCCTTCGTCCCGGACGAGGCGCTTTTCGGTCCTTTCAGTTACAAGCGTGAATACATCGAGGAAATGCTCTGGAACTACGCCTTCCTCAATACGGGACTGACCCTGGTCTTCAACGGGAAGACTTTCCGTTCGGAGCGCGGCCTTCTCGATTATCTCGAGCACAACCAAACGGGTGATCTGCTCTATCCGGCCATCCACCTCAAGGGGGATGACATCGAGATCGCCTTCTCCCACGGAAGCCACTACGGCGAGGACATCGCCTCCTTCGTCAACGGACAGAACACGACGCAGGGCGGCACCCATCTGGCGGCATTCCGCGAGGGCATCGTCAAGACGGTCAGGGAGTTCTTCAAGAAGGACTACGACGCGGCCGATGTGCGGGCCTCGATTGTGGCCGCGGTCTCCATCCGGGTTCAGGAGCCGGTCTTTGAGTCGCAGACCAAGGTCAAGCTCGGGTCGGCCGAGATGGGACCGGGCGGCCCGAGTGTGCGCAACTTCGTGGTCAGTTTCCTCAAGAGCGAACTGGACAATTACCTCCACCGTAATCCCGCCACCGCGGAGGCCCTGCAGAAGAAGATCCAGACCTCCGAGCGGGAGCGCAAGGAATTGGCCGGGATCCGTGACATCGCCCGGGATCGGGCCAAGAAGGCCAATCTGCACAACAAGAAGCTGCGCGACTGCCGGGTTCACCTGAATACCAGGGACAAGAAGGCGGAAGAATCCTCGATCTTCATCGTGGAGGGCGATTCGGCTGCAGGTTCCCTGACCGCCTGTCGCGATGTGGCGACCCAGGCCGTTTTCGCCCTGAAGGGCAAACCGCTCAACACCTACGGGCTGAGCAAGCGGGTCTGCTACGAGAACGAGGAGTTCAATCTCCTTCAGGCCGCCCTGAACATCGAGGATGGTCTCGAGACATTGCGTTACAACAAGGTGATCATCGCGACGGACGCCGATGTCGACGGCATGCATATCCGGCTGCTCCTGATTTCGTTCTTCGTCCAGTTCTTTCCGGACCTGATCCGCAACGGTCATCTCTCAATCCTGCAGACCCCCCTCTTTCGAGTCCGCAACCGGAAGAAGACGCTTTACTGTTACAACGAAACCGAGCGCGACCGGGCGCTGGAGGCCTTGGGCAAGACGGCTGAAGTGACCCGGTTCAAGGGTCTGGGCGAAATCTCCTCGGGCGAATTCAAGGATTTCATCGGCGAGAACATCCGACTCGACCCGGTCACCCTTGCCCAGGTTCATGATGTCGACCGGTTGCTCGCCTTCTACATGGGCAAGAACTCCGCCGAGCGGCAGGAATTCATCATTGAGAATCTCATGGTGGAGAAGGATCTGATCAACGCATGA